The following are encoded together in the Pseudomonas maumuensis genome:
- the mutS gene encoding DNA mismatch repair protein MutS has product MSDLSAHTPMMQQYWKLKNQHPDQLMFYRMGDFYEIFYEDAKKAAKLLDITLTARGQSAGQSIPMCGIPFHSLEGYLAKLVKLGESVVICEQIGDPATSKGPVERQVVRIITPGTISDEALLDERRDNLIAALLGDERLFGLAVLDITSGNFTVQEIKGWENLLAELERINPVELLIPDDWPQGLPAEKRRGARRRAPWDFDRDSARKSLCQQFATQDLKGFGCDKLTLAIGAAGCLLGYAKETQRTALPHLRSLRHERLDDTVILDAASRRNLELDINLAGGRDNTLQSVIDRCQTAMASRLLTRWLNRPLRDLKVLKARQDSIRCLLDGYRFEKLQPQLKEIGDIERILARIGLRNARPRDLARLRDALGALPELQNAMAELEAPHLARLAAITGTYPELAGLLERAIIDNPPAVIRDGGVLKTGYDSELDELLSISENAGQFLIDLEAREKARTGLANLKVGYNRVHGYFIELPTKQAEQAPADYIRRQTLKGAERFITPELKTFEDKALSAKSRALAREKMLYDALLETLIGHLAPLQDSAAALAELDVLSNLGERALNLDLNCPSFVDEPCLRIEQGRHPVVEQVLTTPFVANDLGLDDSTRMLIITGPNMGGKSTYMRQTALIVLLAHIGSFVPAAACELSPVDRIFTRIGSSDDLAGGRSTFMVEMSETANILHNATDRSLVLMDEVGRGTSTFDGLSLAWAAAERLAQLRAYTLFATHYFELTVLPDSEPLVANVHLNATEHNERIVFLHHVLPGPASQSYGLAVAQLAGVPAAVIQRAREHLGRLETTSLPHEAPLATPRDNTPHVPHQSDLFASLPHPAIEKLGKLDLDDMTPRQAIEMLYQLKNLL; this is encoded by the coding sequence ATGTCTGATCTCTCCGCACACACCCCGATGATGCAGCAGTACTGGAAGCTGAAAAACCAGCACCCGGACCAGCTGATGTTCTACCGCATGGGCGACTTCTACGAGATCTTCTACGAAGATGCGAAGAAAGCCGCGAAACTGCTGGATATCACCCTGACCGCCCGCGGGCAGTCGGCGGGCCAGTCGATTCCCATGTGCGGGATTCCGTTCCACTCGCTCGAAGGCTACCTGGCCAAGCTGGTCAAGCTCGGCGAGTCGGTGGTGATCTGCGAGCAGATCGGCGACCCGGCCACCAGCAAGGGCCCGGTGGAGCGCCAGGTGGTGCGCATCATCACCCCGGGCACGATCAGCGACGAGGCGTTGCTCGACGAGCGTCGCGACAACCTGATTGCCGCCTTGCTCGGCGACGAGCGGCTGTTCGGCCTGGCAGTACTGGATATCACCAGCGGCAACTTCACCGTGCAGGAGATCAAGGGCTGGGAGAACCTGCTGGCCGAGCTCGAGCGCATCAACCCGGTGGAGCTGCTGATCCCGGATGACTGGCCGCAGGGCCTGCCAGCGGAGAAGCGCCGTGGCGCACGGCGCCGTGCCCCATGGGACTTCGACCGTGATTCGGCACGCAAGAGCCTTTGCCAGCAGTTCGCCACCCAGGACCTCAAGGGCTTTGGCTGCGACAAGCTGACCCTGGCCATCGGCGCCGCCGGCTGCCTGCTGGGCTACGCCAAGGAAACCCAGCGCACCGCCCTGCCCCACCTGCGCAGCCTGCGCCACGAGCGCCTGGACGACACCGTCATCCTCGATGCCGCCAGCCGCCGCAACCTGGAGCTGGACATCAACCTGGCCGGTGGCCGCGACAACACCCTGCAATCGGTGATCGACCGTTGCCAGACCGCCATGGCCAGCCGCCTGCTGACCCGCTGGCTGAACCGTCCGCTGCGCGACCTGAAGGTGCTCAAGGCACGCCAGGACTCGATCCGCTGCCTGCTCGACGGCTATCGCTTCGAAAAGCTGCAGCCGCAGCTCAAGGAAATCGGTGACATCGAGCGGATCCTCGCGCGTATCGGCCTGCGCAACGCCCGCCCACGCGACCTGGCGCGCCTGCGCGACGCCCTCGGCGCCCTGCCTGAGCTGCAGAACGCCATGGCCGAGCTGGAGGCACCGCACCTGGCGCGCCTGGCCGCGATCACCGGCACCTACCCAGAGCTGGCCGGCCTGCTGGAGCGGGCGATCATCGATAACCCGCCAGCGGTGATCCGCGACGGTGGCGTGCTCAAGACCGGCTACGACAGCGAACTGGACGAACTGCTGTCGATCAGCGAGAACGCCGGCCAGTTCCTCATCGACCTGGAAGCCCGCGAGAAAGCCCGCACCGGCCTGGCCAACCTCAAGGTCGGCTACAACCGCGTGCATGGCTATTTCATCGAGCTGCCGACCAAGCAGGCCGAACAGGCACCCGCCGACTATATCCGCCGGCAGACGCTCAAGGGCGCCGAACGTTTCATCACCCCCGAGCTGAAGACGTTCGAGGACAAGGCGCTGTCGGCCAAGAGCCGTGCCCTGGCCCGCGAGAAGATGCTCTACGATGCCTTGCTCGAAACCCTGATTGGGCATCTGGCGCCACTGCAGGACAGCGCCGCGGCGCTGGCCGAGCTGGATGTGCTGAGCAACCTGGGCGAACGCGCCCTGAACCTGGACCTGAACTGCCCAAGCTTCGTCGACGAACCGTGCCTGCGCATCGAGCAGGGCCGCCATCCGGTGGTCGAGCAAGTGCTGACCACGCCGTTCGTGGCCAACGACCTGGGCCTGGACGACAGCACGCGCATGCTGATCATCACCGGTCCGAACATGGGCGGTAAGTCCACCTACATGCGCCAGACCGCGCTGATCGTGCTGCTGGCGCATATCGGCAGCTTCGTCCCGGCAGCCGCCTGCGAGCTGTCGCCGGTGGACCGTATCTTCACCCGTATCGGCTCCAGCGACGACCTGGCCGGCGGGCGCTCGACCTTCATGGTCGAGATGAGCGAAACCGCCAACATTCTGCACAACGCCACCGATCGCAGCCTGGTGCTGATGGACGAAGTCGGCCGCGGCACCAGTACCTTCGACGGCCTGTCGCTGGCCTGGGCCGCCGCCGAGCGCCTGGCTCAGTTGCGCGCCTACACGCTGTTTGCCACCCACTATTTCGAGCTGACCGTATTGCCGGACAGCGAACCGCTGGTGGCCAACGTGCATCTGAACGCCACCGAGCACAATGAACGCATCGTGTTCCTGCACCACGTGCTGCCGGGCCCCGCGAGCCAGAGCTACGGCCTGGCCGTTGCGCAACTGGCGGGCGTGCCGGCGGCGGTGATCCAGCGTGCCCGCGAGCATCTGGGCCGGCTGGAGACCACCAGCCTGCCCCACGAAGCGCCGCTTGCAACGCCGCGCGACAACACGCCTCACGTGCCGCACCAGAGCGACCTGTTCGCCAGCCTGCCACACCCGGCCATCGAGAAGCTGGGCAAGCTGGACCTGGATGACATGACGCCGCGCCAAGCTATCGAAATGCTATATCAACTGAAAAACCTGTTATAA
- the fdxA gene encoding ferredoxin FdxA: MTFVVTDNCIKCKYTDCVEVCPVDCFYEGPNFLVIHPDECIDCALCEPECPAQAIFSEDEVPSGMENFIELNAELAEIWPNITEKKDALADAEEWDGKPGKIADLER, from the coding sequence ATGACCTTCGTCGTCACCGACAACTGCATCAAATGCAAGTACACCGACTGCGTGGAAGTCTGTCCGGTGGACTGCTTCTACGAAGGCCCGAACTTCCTGGTGATTCACCCGGACGAATGCATCGACTGTGCGCTGTGCGAGCCTGAGTGCCCGGCCCAGGCGATTTTCTCGGAAGACGAAGTGCCGTCCGGCATGGAGAACTTCATCGAGCTGAACGCCGAGCTGGCCGAAATCTGGCCGAACATCACCGAGAAGAAAGACGCCCTGGCGGACGCCGAAGAGTGGGATGGCAAGCCTGGCAAGATCGCCGATCTGGAGCGCTGA
- a CDS encoding Pr6Pr family membrane protein — translation MPRRPWLALAAVLGWTGLAIQLYLVLLARWQEQASLIGGLVNLFCYFTVLSNTLVATVLSQAAFGRESASRRWFLSPAVSSCVAASILLVALAYSLLLRHLWQPQGWQWLADELLHDVMPLLFILYWWFEVPKGRLRLWHLAAWALYPGLYFAFVLLRGHEIGVYPYPFVDVARLGYGQVLMNALGVLAGFWGIGLLLQGLDRWRGRH, via the coding sequence ATGCCGCGCCGCCCCTGGCTGGCTCTGGCAGCCGTACTCGGCTGGACCGGTCTGGCGATCCAGTTGTACCTGGTGTTGCTGGCGCGCTGGCAGGAGCAGGCCAGCCTGATCGGCGGGCTGGTCAATCTGTTCTGTTATTTCACCGTATTGAGCAACACGCTGGTGGCCACCGTGCTCAGCCAGGCCGCGTTCGGCCGCGAGTCGGCGTCCAGGCGCTGGTTCCTGTCGCCAGCGGTCAGTTCGTGTGTCGCCGCGAGCATACTGCTGGTGGCGCTGGCCTACAGCCTGCTGTTGCGCCACCTTTGGCAACCCCAGGGCTGGCAGTGGCTGGCGGACGAACTGCTGCACGACGTGATGCCGCTGCTGTTCATCCTGTACTGGTGGTTCGAGGTGCCCAAGGGGCGGCTGCGGCTCTGGCATCTGGCAGCCTGGGCGCTGTATCCGGGGTTGTATTTTGCTTTTGTGTTGCTGCGCGGGCATGAAATTGGGGTATATCCCTATCCGTTCGTCGATGTGGCGCGACTCGGCTATGGGCAAGTGTTGATGAATGCACTTGGGGTGCTGGCGGGGTTTTGGGGGATCGGCTTGCTGTTACAAGGGCTCGACCGCTGGCGCGGGCGGCATTGA
- a CDS encoding VF530 family DNA-binding protein: MSTANHNALHGKTLEQILTELVAHYQWQGLAERVDIRCFKSDPSIKSSLTFLRKTPWAREKVEQLYVKLQRKG, from the coding sequence ATGAGCACGGCCAATCACAACGCGCTGCACGGCAAGACTCTCGAGCAGATCCTCACCGAGCTGGTGGCGCACTACCAATGGCAAGGCCTGGCCGAGCGCGTCGACATCCGCTGCTTCAAGAGCGATCCGAGCATCAAGTCGAGCCTGACCTTCCTGCGCAAGACCCCGTGGGCACGGGAAAAGGTCGAGCAGCTGTACGTGAAGCTGCAGCGCAAAGGCTGA
- a CDS encoding TonB-dependent receptor, whose product MRHMPLHLSPLAVALWLASTSSQAVELQPQVITANPLGNAQLAAPSTVLEGDDLLQQQHGSLGETLNKQPGVASTWFGPGASRPVIRGLDGDRIRILRNGVGALDASSLSYDHAVPLDPVTIERVEIVRGPAALLYGGNAIGGVVNTFDNRIPDAPIDGIHGAGELRYGGADTTRSSAGKLEAGNGAFALHLDANSRQFNDLRIPGYARSSKVRDADEPGSKHRLKNSDGRQDGGAIGGSYHWDHGYTGLSYSRYDSNYGSVAEPGVRLDMQQDHYGFASELRDLDGPFSSVKVDAGYTDYQHREIESGEVHTTFKNKGYEARIEARHQPLGPVEGVIGAQVSRNEFSALGEEAFVPHTDTDSLALFLLEQWQASERLNLSLGARMEHTRVDPDAKGNETFAGTDSASSFNAFSLSSGAVYQLDPIWSLAANLGYTERAPTFYELYANGAHVATGAYEIGDPNLNKEKAISGDLALRFDNGTHKGSVGVFYSHFRNYIGLIGTGNLREGHDHDHDHDHGDIPEYAYQGVRARFYGIEAQDRWKLLENRYGSFALELSGDYTRAKNLDSGEPLPRIAPLRLNSGLVWELDRWQARIDVQHAASQRRKPSNETSTDGYTTLGASLGYRFDIGQSEWLAFVRGENLTDQTVRYASSILRDIAPAPGRSVQVGLRTSF is encoded by the coding sequence ATGCGTCACATGCCGCTGCACCTCTCCCCCCTTGCCGTCGCGCTCTGGCTGGCCTCCACCTCCAGCCAGGCCGTCGAACTGCAACCCCAGGTGATCACCGCCAACCCGCTGGGCAACGCCCAGCTGGCCGCGCCCAGTACCGTCCTAGAAGGCGACGACCTGCTGCAACAGCAACACGGCAGCCTCGGTGAAACCCTCAACAAACAGCCCGGCGTCGCCTCCACCTGGTTCGGCCCCGGAGCCAGCCGCCCGGTGATCCGCGGCCTGGACGGCGACCGTATCCGCATCCTGCGCAACGGTGTCGGCGCCCTGGACGCCTCGTCGCTGTCCTACGACCACGCCGTACCACTGGACCCAGTGACTATCGAGCGGGTCGAGATCGTCCGCGGCCCGGCTGCCCTGCTGTATGGCGGCAACGCCATCGGCGGCGTGGTCAACACCTTCGACAACCGTATCCCCGACGCGCCCATCGACGGCATCCACGGTGCCGGCGAGTTGCGCTACGGTGGCGCCGACACCACCCGCAGCAGCGCCGGCAAGCTGGAAGCCGGCAACGGTGCCTTCGCCTTGCATCTGGATGCCAACAGCCGCCAGTTCAACGACCTGCGCATCCCCGGCTACGCCCGCAGCTCGAAGGTGCGCGATGCCGACGAGCCCGGCAGCAAGCACCGCCTGAAGAACAGCGACGGGCGCCAGGACGGCGGCGCAATCGGCGGCAGCTACCACTGGGACCATGGCTATACCGGTCTTTCCTACAGCCGCTACGACAGCAACTACGGCTCGGTGGCCGAGCCCGGCGTGCGCCTGGACATGCAACAGGACCATTACGGTTTCGCCTCGGAACTGCGCGATCTCGACGGACCATTCAGCTCGGTGAAAGTCGATGCCGGCTACACCGACTACCAGCACCGTGAAATCGAAAGCGGTGAAGTGCATACCACCTTCAAGAACAAGGGCTACGAGGCACGCATCGAGGCCCGCCACCAACCGCTGGGTCCGGTCGAGGGCGTGATCGGCGCCCAAGTCAGCCGCAACGAGTTCTCCGCACTGGGCGAGGAAGCCTTTGTCCCGCACACCGATACCGACAGCCTGGCGCTGTTCCTGCTCGAGCAATGGCAGGCCAGCGAGCGCCTGAACCTGAGCCTGGGCGCGCGCATGGAACACACCCGGGTCGATCCGGACGCCAAGGGCAACGAAACCTTTGCCGGAACCGACAGCGCTAGCAGCTTCAACGCCTTCAGTCTGTCATCGGGTGCGGTGTACCAGCTCGACCCGATCTGGTCGCTGGCCGCCAACCTCGGCTACACCGAGCGCGCGCCGACCTTCTACGAGCTGTATGCCAACGGCGCCCACGTGGCGACCGGCGCCTACGAGATAGGTGACCCGAACCTGAACAAGGAAAAGGCCATCTCCGGCGACCTGGCCCTGCGCTTCGACAACGGCACCCACAAGGGCAGCGTCGGTGTGTTCTACAGCCATTTTCGCAACTACATCGGCCTGATCGGCACCGGCAACCTGCGTGAAGGGCATGACCACGACCATGATCACGATCACGGTGATATCCCGGAATATGCCTACCAGGGTGTGCGCGCACGCTTCTACGGCATCGAGGCCCAGGACCGCTGGAAGTTGCTGGAAAATCGCTACGGCAGCTTCGCCCTGGAACTGTCCGGCGACTATACCCGGGCCAAGAACCTCGACAGCGGCGAGCCGCTGCCGCGTATCGCACCGCTGCGCCTGAACAGCGGTCTGGTCTGGGAGCTGGATCGCTGGCAGGCCCGGATCGATGTACAGCATGCCGCGTCGCAACGGCGCAAACCGAGCAACGAAACCAGTACTGATGGTTACACCACTCTAGGCGCCAGCCTGGGGTATCGCTTCGACATCGGCCAGAGTGAATGGCTGGCGTTCGTGCGCGGCGAGAACCTCACCGACCAGACCGTGCGCTATGCCAGCTCGATCCTGCGCGATATCGCGCCGGCGCCGGGGCGCAGTGTACAGGTGGGCCTGCGTACCAGCTTCTGA
- a CDS encoding carbohydrate porin encodes MLQLPTTRYSGLALATLLGALSPTTSASEMFAKDSKWMLGDWGGTRSELLEKGYDFTLGYTGEMGSNLHGGYSHDRAARYSDQFTFGVNMDLQKILGWHDTEVQLTITERHGNNISNDRINDPRVGGFTSAQEVWGRGQTWRLTQMWVKQKYFDGALDVKFGRFGEGEDFNSFPCDFQNLAFCGSQVGNWVGGIWYNWPVSQWALRVRYNLNDALYAQVGVFEQNPSNLESGNGFKLSGSGTKGAVMPIELVWSPRVNGLKGEYRAGYYYSNAKAQDVLKDSNGTPAAISGAAYRSSSSKHGLWLGAQQQVTALASDQSRGLSLFANATMHDKKTNAIDNYVQAGVVYKGPFDARAKDDIGFALARVHVNPGYRKNARLSNQVNGLDDYDNPGVLPVQDTEYSAELYYGIHLADWLTVRPNLQYIRHPGGVSRVDDALIGGLKIQSSF; translated from the coding sequence ATGCTCCAGCTGCCCACTACCCGTTACTCCGGCCTCGCCCTCGCCACCCTGCTCGGCGCCCTGTCCCCTACCACCAGTGCCAGCGAAATGTTCGCCAAGGACTCGAAGTGGATGCTCGGCGACTGGGGCGGTACTCGCAGCGAACTACTGGAGAAGGGCTACGACTTCACCCTTGGCTATACCGGCGAGATGGGCAGCAACCTGCACGGCGGCTACAGCCACGACCGCGCCGCACGCTACAGCGACCAGTTCACCTTCGGCGTGAACATGGACCTGCAGAAGATCCTCGGCTGGCACGACACCGAGGTCCAGCTGACCATCACCGAGCGTCACGGCAACAACATCAGCAACGACCGCATCAACGACCCGCGCGTCGGCGGCTTCACCTCGGCCCAGGAAGTCTGGGGTCGTGGCCAGACCTGGCGGCTGACCCAGATGTGGGTCAAGCAGAAGTACTTCGATGGCGCACTGGACGTGAAATTCGGCCGCTTCGGCGAGGGCGAGGACTTCAACAGCTTCCCCTGCGACTTCCAGAACCTGGCCTTCTGTGGCTCGCAAGTGGGCAACTGGGTAGGTGGCATCTGGTACAACTGGCCGGTCAGCCAGTGGGCCCTGCGCGTGCGCTACAACCTCAATGACGCGCTCTACGCCCAGGTCGGGGTGTTCGAGCAGAACCCGTCCAACCTCGAGAGCGGCAACGGCTTCAAGCTCAGCGGCAGCGGCACCAAGGGCGCGGTGATGCCGATCGAACTGGTCTGGAGCCCGCGGGTCAATGGCCTGAAAGGGGAATATCGCGCCGGCTACTACTACAGTAATGCCAAGGCACAGGATGTACTCAAGGACAGCAACGGTACGCCCGCCGCCATCAGCGGCGCCGCCTATCGCAGCAGCTCGAGCAAGCACGGCCTGTGGCTCGGCGCCCAGCAGCAGGTGACCGCGCTGGCCTCCGACCAGTCGCGCGGCCTGAGCCTATTCGCCAACGCCACGATGCACGACAAGAAGACCAATGCCATCGACAACTATGTGCAGGCAGGTGTGGTTTACAAAGGGCCGTTCGATGCCCGCGCCAAGGACGACATCGGTTTCGCCCTGGCCCGCGTGCATGTCAACCCCGGCTACCGCAAGAACGCCCGCCTCAGCAACCAGGTCAATGGCCTGGACGACTACGACAACCCCGGTGTCCTGCCCGTGCAGGACACCGAGTACAGCGCCGAACTCTATTACGGCATCCACCTGGCCGACTGGCTCACCGTACGCCCGAACCTGCAGTACATCCGCCATCCGGGCGGGGTGTCGCGGGTCGACGACGCGTTGATCGGCGGCCTGAAGATCCAGAGCAGTTTCTAA
- a CDS encoding glucose/quinate/shikimate family membrane-bound PQQ-dependent dehydrogenase: MSTDGAKNGTRWLPRLMGVLLLLMGLALLAGGIKLSQLGGSLYYLIAGIGFALSGILLLAKRRIALGLYGLVLLGSTAWALLEVGLDWWQLVPRLAMWFAIGVVLLLPWARRPLVGPASKVNTALLSVAVVASGATAVASQFTHPGEIRGEFTRDNSEMGSAAPAMPDGEWQAYGRTEHGDRYSPLRQITPQNAYRLEEAWRIRTGDLPTENDPVELTNQNTPLKVNGMLYACTAHSRLLALDPDTGTEIWRFDPQVKSPTGTFKGFAHMTCRGVSYYDENSYVSRDGSPAPKITDAGQAVAQACPRRLYLPTADARLIAINADNGKVCEGFANQGVIDLTRGIGPFTAGGYYSTSPAAITRSLVIIGGHVTDNESTNEPSGVIRAYDVHDGHLVWNWDSNNPDDTKPLADGKFYSRNSANMWSIASVDEDLGMIYLPLGNQTPDQWGADRTPGAEKYSAGIVALDLATGKARWNYQFTHHDLWDMDVGSQPTLVHLKTDDGVKPAVIVPTKQGSLYVLDRRDGTPIVPIREIPVPQGAVKGDHTAPTQARSDLNLLGPDLTEQAMWGATPFDQMLCRIQFRSLRYEGQYTPPSEQGSLVYPGNVGVFNWGSVSVDPVRQILFTSPNYMAFVSKMVPREQVAEGSKRESETSGVQPNTGAPYAVTMHPFMSPLGIPCQAPAWGYVAAIDLFTNKVVWKHKNGTTRDSTPVPIGIPVGVPSMGGSIVTAGGVGFLSGTLDQYLRAYDVKNGQELWKARLPAGGQATPMSYTGKDGKQYVLVTAGGHGSLGTKMGDYIIAYKLAE, from the coding sequence ATGAGCACTGACGGTGCCAAGAATGGAACCCGCTGGCTACCGCGCCTGATGGGCGTGCTGCTGTTGCTGATGGGCCTGGCCCTGCTGGCCGGCGGCATCAAGCTGAGCCAGCTGGGCGGCTCGCTTTACTACCTGATTGCCGGTATCGGCTTCGCCCTGTCCGGCATCCTGTTGCTGGCCAAGCGGCGCATCGCCCTGGGCCTGTATGGCCTGGTACTGCTGGGCAGCACCGCCTGGGCATTGCTTGAAGTCGGCCTGGATTGGTGGCAGTTGGTGCCACGCCTGGCCATGTGGTTCGCCATCGGCGTGGTCCTGCTGCTGCCGTGGGCGCGCCGCCCGCTGGTCGGCCCTGCGTCGAAGGTCAACACCGCCCTGCTCAGCGTCGCCGTGGTCGCCTCCGGCGCCACTGCCGTGGCCAGCCAGTTCACTCACCCGGGCGAAATCCGTGGCGAGTTCACTCGCGACAACAGCGAGATGGGCAGCGCCGCCCCGGCCATGCCCGACGGTGAATGGCAGGCCTACGGCCGCACCGAGCATGGCGACCGCTACTCGCCGCTGCGCCAGATCACCCCGCAGAACGCCTACCGCCTGGAAGAGGCCTGGCGCATCCGCACCGGCGATCTGCCAACCGAGAACGACCCGGTAGAGCTGACCAACCAGAACACGCCGCTGAAGGTCAACGGCATGCTCTACGCCTGCACTGCCCACAGCCGCCTGCTGGCCCTGGACCCGGACACCGGCACCGAGATCTGGCGCTTTGATCCGCAGGTCAAGAGCCCCACCGGCACTTTCAAGGGCTTCGCCCACATGACCTGCCGCGGCGTCTCGTACTATGACGAGAACAGCTACGTCAGCCGCGATGGCAGCCCCGCGCCGAAAATCACCGACGCAGGCCAGGCCGTGGCCCAGGCCTGCCCGCGCCGCCTCTACCTGCCTACTGCCGACGCCCGCCTGATCGCCATCAACGCCGACAACGGCAAGGTCTGCGAGGGCTTCGCCAACCAGGGCGTGATCGATCTGACCCGCGGCATCGGCCCGTTCACCGCCGGTGGCTACTACTCCACCTCGCCGGCCGCGATCACCCGCAGCCTGGTGATCATCGGTGGCCACGTGACCGACAACGAATCGACCAACGAGCCGTCCGGCGTGATCCGCGCCTACGACGTACACGACGGTCACCTGGTGTGGAACTGGGACAGCAACAACCCGGACGACACCAAGCCCCTGGCCGACGGCAAGTTCTACAGCCGCAACTCGGCCAACATGTGGTCGATCGCCAGCGTCGACGAAGACCTCGGCATGATCTACCTGCCACTGGGCAACCAGACTCCCGACCAGTGGGGCGCCGACCGCACCCCGGGCGCCGAGAAGTACAGCGCCGGCATCGTCGCCCTGGACCTGGCCACCGGCAAGGCACGCTGGAACTACCAGTTCACCCACCACGACCTGTGGGACATGGACGTCGGCAGCCAGCCCACCCTGGTCCACCTGAAGACCGACGACGGTGTTAAACCCGCGGTCATCGTGCCGACCAAGCAAGGCAGCCTGTACGTGCTCGACCGCCGCGACGGCACACCGATCGTGCCGATCCGCGAGATCCCGGTACCGCAAGGCGCGGTCAAGGGCGACCACACCGCGCCGACTCAGGCCCGCTCCGACCTCAACCTGCTCGGCCCAGACCTGACCGAACAGGCCATGTGGGGCGCCACGCCGTTCGACCAGATGCTCTGCCGCATCCAGTTCCGCAGCCTGCGCTACGAAGGCCAGTACACCCCGCCGTCCGAGCAGGGCAGCCTGGTCTACCCGGGTAACGTCGGCGTGTTCAACTGGGGCAGCGTCTCGGTCGACCCGGTACGCCAGATCCTCTTCACCTCGCCGAACTACATGGCTTTCGTGTCGAAGATGGTGCCGCGTGAACAGGTGGCCGAGGGCAGCAAGCGCGAAAGCGAGACCAGCGGCGTGCAGCCGAACACCGGTGCGCCGTACGCCGTGACCATGCACCCGTTCATGTCACCGCTGGGCATTCCGTGCCAGGCGCCAGCATGGGGCTACGTGGCAGCCATCGACCTGTTCACCAACAAGGTGGTGTGGAAGCACAAGAACGGCACCACCCGCGACAGCACCCCGGTGCCGATCGGCATACCGGTGGGCGTACCGAGCATGGGTGGCTCGATCGTCACCGCCGGCGGTGTCGGCTTCCTCAGCGGCACCCTGGACCAGTACCTGCGCGCCTACGACGTGAAGAACGGCCAGGAGCTGTGGAAGGCTCGCCTGCCAGCCGGCGGCCAGGCCACGCCGATGAGCTACACCGGCAAGGATGGTAAGCAGTACGTGCTGGTGACCGCGGGCGGCCATGGCTCGCTGGGCACGAAAATGGGCGACTACATCATCGCTTACAAATTGGCTGAGTAA